ATCTTGCAGGCCTTCATAAAGACTGCTGCTAAAATCCTTCAGAACATTCAGGAAGGAGTCTTCGATGTATCCAATGAGGTAATAATTGAGCCACTTTATTGAAGCAAAAAAAATTCGGGTCAGGAGGGAAGGGGTGAAGGGGGCAACTTGCATTTTAATTAGACATACGGGTAaaatatataccaaaatatttttagttgcACTTAATATAATAGAATATAATATTCTACtaacaataaatatttgattcaatttttctGTCATGGTTATTACATATCAAATTGAAAGAAACAAATGTGAGGATGAcgtttctttgaaataagtttGGAGCTTAAGCAGATCGTAAACgagtttaatattaataattaatttatatgaaagaattaaatccaaaaacaaTAGTAGAATTTCATATAGATATAAGAAGTAATAGTTGAATGTAAGACTTTTGAGGAGAAGTTATGAGGGCCAGCCAAATGCTAATTTAACATCTAAGCCATTGACTTGCATATATACATCAAAAATCTTGAAAGTCAGGGGGACCATGGTTCCCTTTAACGGCCCCTGGCTTCGCCTGAAAAGATGTCTGGAACTGATGATACATTTGCCCATATGCCCCTCCTGGCTTCATTGAGGGGATGTCTAGAACCAAAGATACTTTCTCTCTCCATATAGAAGATGGCATTGTTTCAATGGACTTTATAGCcggaaactaaagaaaaccaTGATTTAGCTAGTTCGACTTTCTGTAAGGGGGTTGATAAACTTGTTATATGTGGTTTGAACCTAGAATCATTGTCATTAATCGAGAGACGAGGTcactttcaattaattattttcttttcgtcAGAACTCTGATGTTTGTCTTCGATGTGATCAGCATTGTTTAAATTGACTTACTTACATCTTGCAACTAAAGAAAAACATGATTTAGATAGTTTGAACCATCTTCATTAATCAAGAGACAAGTTGAGTTTCTTACTCAAAAAGgcatttttctttgaaattacTGCAGTCCTCAGGCATCAAGATCGGGTATGGTCGCGCCCAAGGTCCTTCTGGTGCAAGAGATGGAGCAGTTGCTCAGAGCGGTGGCTGTTGTGGTTAATATAAATGCAAACTATCTCTTGAACCCTGTACTTTGTATTTGATAATTGTGTCCAATTTACTTTCATCAGGTTGCTTTGATGAATATATCCCTTAAGTTGTTGAATTTAGTAAGAAAACCCAATGTACAGTGTTAAAATGTTGTTTCTTTTATCctttcattttagtttaatgtgtaatttgcACTGTAACATAAATGTTTGATGTTTGCCAACAATGTTCATGGCTAAGAAATGTCAGTGGAATATATTCTTCAGTATGATCATGGTgaattcctcttttcttttagttgaatttgaattaaaagtatgTGAGAACTAATGCTACTGCATGATGCACATCACACGagtttcaaatttatcaaattaatgtgATTGTGGCATAATAATAAAACTCGACCCAAGCAGATTAATGTGATTGTGTAAATACTAGGTCCAAGAGGTAAAAGGGATATCTTTGCTTGCAATTTATTCAAGTCTGACTAAAAAGATTCAAGTTTGGCTCAAGTAGTGAAAGTTTGCGAATGACTCAAATTTAAACACAACCCAAACGGTTCAGAATatttttttccatgtattttattatttttaactaatttatgaaaaatcTCAAAACTCGTTAAAGTTAAATAGTCAATATTCCAGATTAGGTTCATGTAATAGTTGAATGTATTCCATGCAAGACTTCTGAATGAATGGGTTCAAGCTACGATATTCATTTTCAATCTCAAGGAAATCAAAATActacaataaatttttttatatatgtattcatTAGTAGTTTGATGATCAAAATATTATTCGGGAAAAATTGAAACATCAACTGAATCAgtcaagaaataaaatagagttaGACGAATACAGAAGATTTTGGCTCATGTTCTACTCCAGCAAAGGCAATATTACTTGGAGGAAAATCAAACCCAAGGCCATGGGTtactttaaaaacatattttcctCTTCATTCTATCACGGTCGCCCAAGTGAGGGTCCGAATCTGGCACGCAGGTTGTTTAAGGTTCGAGTAACTAATTGCAGTCTTGGGTCATCTTCTGGTATTTCGCGTCCCTGTAATATAGGAGAAGAGAATATGTAAATTTACACATTAGTTAAATTATCGGACTGGACAGGTTTTAGTTATGGTGTAGCACTTCAACTGAACCATTGTTTGTTCTTCACATTAGGAAAATGGAGATTTTGAACAATGAAATTGAAAGGCAACTAATATTGTGGCTGACATCAGCCCAAGCAGTAACAGTAATTTTAGGGGGGAAAAATATTACTCAGACCAAAATCAaactgaatttaaaaaaaaaattgaagcaaatACTATGGTTCGAATCAGTTTCCAGACCCTACTGAGAACCATTGATTGTTCCTCACACTACCTAACAGAAAGGAGATAATGAACAATGAAAGACAACTAATACTTTCACAGATAGCAAGCTTACTTTTAGGCCACTGTAGTAAGCTTCTACTGCAGGAAGAGATGGAACAATTTTTCGAGCCTGCATCAGGTCCCATATATAGTTTGCATTCGTATATCCACCGGTCTGTGTTGGAAAACATAGAAAGTTATTACATATTGAAAGATGGCAGTAAAATACTTCCCGAAAAATGTCTGGTAACTTAAATATTTGCTTACCTTCTCGCCCGCGGCTATAAGAAGGAGATCACTTCCGAATTTAGAGTTCAAGAAGAAGTTTCTTTTAGTCATATTGACCTACGCATTGAGCCAAGGAAACGGCAAGATTTTAATATGCCTGAGACAACCATGAGATCAGGAAGTTAATGAGCCAATTAAACAGCATCATACATACCAGTGTTTCTTGAGCAAGTTCCATTCCTCTCGGAGTATATCCGACCATGGCTCCTTCAATGAGTGTCTACAAACAAAGATATTGCAGTAAATAATTACCCGACTTCAACTATATGGAACTGCATACGTTAAATCATATTACAAATCAGTCTTTTTATCAAGTAGACATATTCTATGTTGCTCCAACTATTTGTTTTTCTAGAAGTACTTGTGTCCGACACCCACGTCTGACAAATCTGCAAACACATTAATAGAGATATAACCTTCCTAGGACCCTTAAATACATGAAAAGGACTTGGAAAACTTAGAAAATACCTATGTTGGACACACACTCATCCAACACTCATGCACAAGTTCAAGTAACATAGGATAAGGTCACTGATGACAATAGAACATGGTAACAATGAGCAAGCTAGCCAcataatattacaaaaaaattgagGTGGTCTTATATTATCCTCACTGCCATATATAAAGTGAACTTCACACATATTGTGAAGACAAATTATATGTTTGACATTAGTTAATTGTCAAGTTTTGCCGGAttagagaaaaaagaaacaaatggacAACTATTCACAGAGCacagagaaaacaaaaaatattgacAGAAGAATATATCTTAGCAAGTAATGAGTATTGTAAACTCACTGCATAAAGTTCCATAGCCGGAGGCTTTCCTCCATTCATGTAGTCCTCAAAAATTTGAACAGCATGGTCAATGTTTCCAGCATGCAGATAGCATCTAACAAGGAAAAGGcgcaaaaataaaaacagggATTAATAAAAGGAAATAGTCACAACTCGAGAGCTTTTTCCCGTTAAAAAGGCCAAAtcaatgacaaaaataaaatgcatacCTCATAATTTGCATGGTAATAAAGGTGTCAGGAACTTTTCCATCCTTCTTGAGCATCTCCAGTAAAGTTTCGGTTGCCTACCAAGACCATGGATAAATATATGAGTAAAGATTTAAGAATCACACTTGCACAGTACACAAAACATGCTTTGGAAACACAAAACAGATGAATCCAGAGAGAAGATGGTCCAAAGCGGATTTTCAGAAGATGTGAAATGTTACCTCTACATTCTTAAGGTCTGCACAAGCGTGAAATGCAACATGGTATACGGTAAACTGCCTGTATATGAAAAAGCGCCTATGAACAAATTCAGCAGTAGGTAAGTTGTACAACTCTTCCTCAGAAATACCAAGCATTGTATTTCCAGTATTTCCACTTTCTTCAACAGATGACCAACCTTTTGACTGCTCAGCTAACTCAATAATCTAGAGGGGCGAAAGAGCTATTAGTAAactacaaaaagaaaagaaaaaatgatgaaGCGCTTGTCAAAGTAGagaaaaatgtttgaaaattacTTTGGCTGCTACATCATCTGATCGAGGTGTCTTGTTCATATGTGCAATAATAAGTCCGGCATAGCAGAACTTGTTCAATTCACCGCCAGCAGCAGTCATATCACGGACTATTGCTAACCTAAAGCATTTACATGCAGATTACTTTAATAATTATCCAAATCAAAGAAACTTCTTCGATCAGTCATTAAGAAACAGATAGTAGTTTTGCAAAGTGAAAATTCAGTCTAATCACTGTGCAAAATAAGCTAAGGAACAATCATTCCATAGAATACAGAATCCAAGCAAAGTCATTGAACTTAAAAACAGAAAGTCACACCCAAAGGCATAGTACCATACACTTGATCTAGTCGTCCAGCTGCTGCACATGCATTAATAAGACAAACATAAGTTTGTCCATTTGGCTTCACATTGTATCTCTTCATTTCTTCCAGAATCTTACATGAAAgataacaattaacaactaggtTGAATAATTTGAGGTTGGCGAGAAAATAGAAATATCAATCTTGAGCTACTAaaagaatatcaaaattaaacaaataaaatatctcaCAAACAAAAGAGAGGGATACCTGAATTGCGAGGTTAGCATTCTTGCATTTCCCACAGGTTGAGATCAAAAAGTTGTACAAAGAGACCTatgacataaataaaattcCAGAGTCattctaaataattaacacataattcgATAAAGAATGAAATGGCTACTTTTGGTATGGTAAAGTAGATATTAAAAACAAACCAATAACAGATTTGATCTGACTCTTCCCGAGTCAGAGTAACATAGGCAATCGCTGCAAAGAAGAACTAGTTAGGATAGAAAGGAAACATACCTCAGGGACTAATCCCATGGCCTTCATTTCATCTCTGAAAAAGAGAGCATCTTGCAGGCGTGACCCTCTCATGGTTCCCAtaatcaaagcttcaaaagtATCTCTAGTTGGCTGCACCCCATCCAGCATCATATCATCAAAAACATCCCTCAACAAAAAATGCCTGCATCGCCATATCCAATTCACAAACAAATAAGCCTATagtctattttttctttttcatttgccTCTTTAGAGTTTCTATAAAGAAACCAGTGTCATAACGGAATTCTCAACCGCCAGACAATTTGGATCAAAGCTAAATCAATGGATCGCAATCAAATAAGAAACAACTTAAACCGAACAGAACTTGGTGTCCACAACCacataattgattaattatgaaCAAATAACCAAAGGGAATGTACTCAAAAGTAAAATCatactttctttttctctaaatgcaaagtaaaaaattctttaaattatattttttccaaaaatattatgtttaaatccaGTTTTTTTTCCTGTCCTTTTTTGCTtctgaaattaaaaacaaaatagtaaaGCAAAAACTACACCATATATAAACAAAGACATCAAATAAGACCCGGACAAAGCAACAAGTTAAACGACAGAACCTTCGTTTGGCATTGAGAGAAGCGAGGACAGTGTTGTACTCAGAGACATTGTCAGCATAGTTTCGTTTGGCTTTTGTTCCAGTTAAATCCGAAAACTGGCGGCGACCCAGTGAACGAAGCAGAGTCCTGTTGGGACCTGCTTTCGACAACAAAAGATTCAAGAAACGAGATAAGAAATCGAGtcgtaaaaagaaaattttggtgtttGTATAGTTTTGGAATTTATACCGGAAATGAATCGAAAGAGGAACTTCATTGGCGAAAACAGAGTGAATAACAGTGAAGGGTTTTCTTCGCTCTGCTTTGCTTCCAAAAACCCTTTGTGCtttttttcagtttcttttttttttccctttatttgtTATCATAGAGCTAAACCGATGCGTTTCAGTAATGAATGATTTTAGGCCAAGCCCAAGTGGATTAAGGTCTTGGCTACGTAATTAATGTTTTTGGTCTCCCTACCTCAttcacaaataataaaaaatttaaataatatttggtacactgTCTTGACAAGTATTTTAtgggtatagtaaaatatttttttaaaaagagacataattttttaaaactacttgtagaataaaaaaaatacactacCAATCTATCAAATACTAACCCTAAAATCTTATATtgcttttacattttataaataatttttttattattaaatatgaattcaGATGCTAACGATTCAAAAAAGTAGGTGGTTAAAAGTCATTTGTTGCCGCCTTAAGATGTTTGTAACATCTTGATTGCCCCTCTCTTAACAACGTATCTCTAAAATTTGAACCCACGTTCTTTCTTTAAAAGTAGAATATGCCTCATCACAGCACCAACACTTGTTGATggtttactttaaattttattactatttgaaTTTAACTTAACATTATTCATTGTATGTTCAGTTGCATTATTTACCTAAACGAGACATTAAGcatatttaattatatcatgtcttaattcgattggtatatatattattatcaatgcAAAAAGACGTGGACTCAAGTATACTAAAATgtattatcttcctatttatgggttggtaAGGGACTATAGTTAATTCTAAACCTTAGATATGATTAAAACTGTAAcgagattatttaaaaaaaaaaagaaaaagaaaaaaagagtgtGATATTAAACATTGGGATTTTGGATTTGCAGCCTTCCTTTCTCCTACTTTGATTTGCAATCTCTTttgcataaaaaaaaatacatatttttcccCAACGTCAAACCTGCAGAaatctttgaaaaaaaaaatagagagaaaatacGAAAAGGGAGAGCATCCACAAACTAGCAAAAGTAGATTAAGGTAAATCAAAAGAGCAAGTCAAATTTACTACAATTAAAACCATTTAATCCAAAGGGCTTTGGGAATTTGCCTTTCTATTTTGCCAaacaaaaaactgaaaaatttgTAGCTGAATTACATGCCAAAAATACTCGCCTTCACAAGCCATAAGGGCAACTTAGCTGCTTGTGTTTTTCCGACTCTTCTTCTTCCTTGATGCAAAGCTGCTCGGTCCGATTTCTATTGTCATTCTCTTTGCTCTACAACATCAGACAAGAACTAAATAatcccaaaaaaaataaaaaagctggTTTGCCATGCATCAATgtgaagaagaaatgaaagtATAAAACGTTATTCAGAAATGGCGGACATATACATAAACAAGATTTAAATGAAGCATTGTACCTTGTAGAAAGCTCTTCGGACTCCTTTTTGCGTTCTTCAACCACAGCCTCTGATGGaagaaatacattgaaattaagAGACCAGAAATAAAATCAGATGATTCAacataattttctaaattaggACACAGCAGCCAAAGGATACCAGATTTTTTAGTCCCAACAAGTTATCCAACAAAAATAAACTGTGCTCGTAAAAGATTCATTTAGTTGTTCAAAGTTCACATAACCCGAACAAAATTCTAATAACTTATTGAGAATAACTTAGAGCGCGCACACACATAACTACAAAGTGCataactttttttcaaaatgtataTCTGCTTTATACAGGAGAGTCCAACCGCACCTGGTTCGTTTTCATCATCACTTTCATCTGACTCTGAACCAGAACCCCATCGATCCCCTCCGTCATCAAAGTCCCAACGGTCTCCAACCGGGGGAATCCAGAACTCAAGTTCTTCAGACTCACTTTCATTTTCAGCTGAATCTCTAACTTCGGAGATAATTTCTTCAACtaacttttccttttccttcttcttcttcttcttattttttactttctttggCTTCTTCTCACCTTCCTCGCACATGGTTTCATCATTCAACTCCTTCTCCATTTCCTTTTGCTCTGTTCATAAGAATTCACCAAGAATTAACACAACGTATGCCAATCAATCTACAAATCAAATAACCGAAAAGTTCAATTCGAACCTAATTTATTGAGAAACCGTTTCCCATTGATATGCTTCCAAATATGTTCCTCAGACTTATTGACGGTATCACCAGTTAGTTTACAAATCAACTTCGAACtgataaacaataaaatagaaaCTCAGAATCAATCATATTTGCAGAAACACATGAATGACGACACTAATCAAATGTAAAAGATTCACATAGGGGTGTAATGAAACACAAATGCTCACAACCTACTCAGGTTTGctcaaaaaaatgttaaatttggcTCAGCAATAGTTTAGTTGAGCTCAACCTTAGCTCGATACCCGAATTTGAATATCTTAATACTTACCTCAAATAGCTCGTGATTCTAATTGagctctttatttttaaatggtattaaaaatttcaattcaaacttgAACTCAAGTTTGAGCATAAATAATCAAGCTCGAAGTCAAACACGAGACTAGAGTTCATTCTTTTTACTAGGTAAAGTTGCCTAATTGAGTAAGCTCGAACAGTTCGACTTTTATCTCGAACCAAGTTTGAGTTTTAAACAAGAAACCCAATCTAGCTCAAGCCGAGCTCTGAATTTCGAGATAAGCCTGGACTCATCTCTATTATACCTCTAGATTCACCCTAATAAAATTCTCTATAATGAAAATTTGGAAACTCAGGACAGAAACTTGGCATTGGTAATCGGCCAAATGCTTTAAAACATGTAGATTTCTAGAGGATATTGTAACTCCCCCCAAAAACCCTTATTTTCAACTTGAAAATATTTGACCCAAAACATAAAGTTTTTCGACTTATTTGATTCTGGGTCATCACAAAATAGCTTAGTTTAGCTAAAAGTTTCAATCTTTGTTAaccattttcttcatttaacataaacaaatagataaaataattaacaaaaagaGAATCGGCTAAGAAAAAAAGCTATAGATTcaattaatgtaataaaaagaaagaggaaggCATTGGGTTTTTGTCGGTTCATTTACCGGGAAAGAGGGTCTTGTTTGAACATGTTGAGAGGGGGCTTAGAGTGAGACAAAGCAAAGTCGATAAGGCCTAAACGACAACGTTTACTGTGAGCATAGGAATCCTTGTCTTTGACGATCATCTCGTGGCCTGTTTCAACGCACTTGAGCCTGCCGTTTGGGAGTTCCGAGAAGGTTGGAGGTCCCAGCAAATCGGTCCCTTCTTTGTTTCCGCCGCCGcctcctttcttttcttcactTGCCTCCTCCATTGCTGTCGTTAATTGTTATGGCTGCTGCCTAGGCGTTTTCTTCTGCTTTCACTTCTTTGATGCCTGGAAACgacacccttttttttttttccttatgtcTGTTTAAATTCAACCAGACGACAACGTTTAACCAAAGTTGTTGTTCTCTTTTGGTGTGTGATAAAACGGCACCTTTTCAACGTCGTTTAAGGGATTCAGATGATCATTGTAGATTAATAcggaaaaaaaataattgtagaGGTGTCAAAGGCCGGACCagattcaacaaaaaatttaggcccaATTAATAGGTTCAGACCCAGTCcgaaaataagtttaaatttttattcaagctcaaatcaaattatatttactaaattttggCCCAGCCCGTCTcgtgttattattttttttgcaacAAGCAGGGAGTACATGCATGCCTCTCTTCAGATGTTTGCAAATAAAACCATATATAAAACACAATTCAGATGCTGACGGGAAGAATTAAGATTTTGACACCGTAAAACTTGGATTatttcaaaatagataaaaccCCCTCTTCATTGCTATTTAGTCCTCAtatacataacctacataaacTTGGGGTCATAAGAACAACTCCACAAACAATCCCTACACAAACCATATAAACTCTAGCAAGGAAATCAACCTTAGCAAGAAGCATAAACAAAAAAACAgagagataaaagaaaaaaagttcaaaaatggtggaaatgtTAAAAAACAGAGGGTTGTTACCTTCGGGTTTTCTATCAAGAAACAACAGTGGTGGTTGGTGAACAATGATGGACCGATGATGACCGGAGTGGTTAACGATGATGGTGGTGGCCTGTGGGTGTTGGAGTGGAGAGGGACTTGGAGGTGTTAATATTATGGATTAGAATTAGGGATTTGAAGGAGAGTGGCCGAAGAAatcgggaaaagaaaagaaagggtgGCCTATTATTTTAGCCATATGATTCGGGCCAGACCAAGTCAGGCCCAAAAATCATATTCAAGGCCTAGCCCATTTTAAAAACATGACTTATTTTTTGTCTAAGCCCATTTTTGGGCttatatttttgtctaaacccTCTCACTTTTCCCAAACTCTCTCACTTTTCGGGTGATCTTTTGGAATTTGTATTATAGATAGACCATTATTTTCTAATATATCCGCATTGACAGATATCTAGACAAggtataatcttttaaaatttttgaatatgcTCATATCAACTATATTCATCCGTATTTAACACATCCGAATACAAACAACATAGATTTTCAATACACACAGTATCTGAGATATACAGCAATAGTATCATATTGTTCCAGCTTCTAACAAAAACAGTATATAAGCATTTCTTACATTGCTAAATGCAGTAGAGCCTTGACCCAGGCCAGAAGTAGAAAATAAAGGCTACTCTAATGTACCCAGTTTTTCTTCATCAACCTCAAATGCCTTCCTTGCTTGCTTCAGCTCTTCTTGCATTGATAGCAATTCAGTACAACGATTTAGTTTCGGCAAGTCCTGCATGATCAAAGTGATTACTCTGATGTACTCCAGCCTAGCTCATGCTATAAGAAGCTTGGATTTCAAGATTCGAAACTTGGATCAAGATCCATCAAGTTTTGCTTTTAAAGTTCAAACTCATTTTAAGCTAAAATTCAGATTGTTTGATCAAACTCGCTCGTAATGAGCTATATTCTCATGCTTGATTTTAGAATCTACTCTTTATGCTCATATTTGAATCAAGTTTTATATTACTAATTAAGAAAATAGATTAGGACATAAGCTACTTGAGTAAAGCATTCAAATCATTCAACTACTCGAGCTTGCGTCAACAATTATTTAGCCAAAGTTGATTTCCTTTTAGCAAACCAAAACCGAGTAGCCTACGAGTATACATGTCTTGTTTACCTACCTACCCCATgttgttataattaatttaaaggaaaagtgataaaaatatcACACGCAATCTCCACCATTGGAAACTAACTCAAGAACAAGGCCTAtgacccattttctttttcttggagCACCCAAGTCAGAAACTAGGGTCCGATAATATGACTATCTGAAAACTCTTTAAATACATTGAAAACATttctaaaaatttgaaatgcTTTTGTCGGACACAAACTCACACCTGACACTCACACATAAGTCCCAAGTAACATAGCTCAGGACTATAATctcaaataaatttgtttaaacaATTTATGGAAATATATAGAAATTCCAAGTATCACAATACGTAAGCAAATACTCCACTAAAACTATATTGTTCTGATTCCTCATTTCGTATGAACCGTCTGTGCTCGACATTCATGTCCAACATATATTCAAACATGAGTAAGAGGATATGACCCTCCAAGAACCCTCCAAATACACGAAAAAActtaaaagatattaaatataCCCATGCCGAACATAAATCTATATTCAACACACACTCAAATCCGAATAAAGTACAGTGTGAGTTACCTTGCGAATGAGATATAGAAAATCCTCGACCGATAGCTTTCCTCTCTTTGATCCAATATCTTGAGCTTTATGTGCCTAAAGATGGTTCGAAAAATAACAAACATGTTACCAACAATGCCATCCCATCaaaccaaaaaatcaaaatcagcaaaccattaaaaataacaCCATATCTGTTACATATTCCACCACAATATCCTCCACAAGGGCCACAGTCTCCGGAAGTGGCTGAAAACACAACAattgaaattcataattatgatcaaataaattatacaatcgCAAATGCATCACTTTTGTTACAGTTCATATAAGCAGGCAAATGTAGGCAACTAATGAACCTTTCTCACAATGAAGCATCCATAGAATGAGATCCGGAACTTTATATATTGTAATCGTACTCCTCCTTTCGATCTCTATGTTTTTTCACTCTTCATTTTTCTAGAGAACTTCATATCCAACATTAATGTTCAATGAATATTCAGACATGAGTGGGGATACAATCCTCCAAGGGTTTtccaaaaacatggaaaaacttttaaaaattaaacaaatctgTACGCAACATTCACACCctaatctaaataatatagtaTGACTTTATCCTCTCAACTCAGAAAAGTGTATCATATGGTGCCTTGTTTTAGCTTGAAATTACAAACATGCAAATATTATCATTGATTAATAGAATATAGACATATAGCAAGCaaagaaattgtgaaaaacATATTATAACTAAGAGCAGCTTCTTTGAATTAACCTTACTCATAGGATAAATATTTTGAGCAACTTATTGCAAAGCTGCAACCTAGGTTGCTCcaacctttcatttttctttttcatgttcaACACATATTCAAACATATGTGTGGAGATATAACCCTCCAAAGACATGGTAAAgcttagaaaattttgatatatccATGTCCGAATATAACCCGTATGTAACAATCACATCCGAGTCCAAAGAACAGTGCTTGCAAATATGCACTTTAACTCAAAGCTTTAGCCCTCTTAAAACAATCACAgtataaaaggttaaaaaatccatggttatggaaaaaaaaaaacatcggGGAAATAACTTAATGGCTACCAACTCTAAATGAAATCATACGCAATAAAAGATACAAAGCTCGTCAAAGAATTCA
This genomic window from Gossypium raimondii isolate GPD5lz chromosome 10, ASM2569854v1, whole genome shotgun sequence contains:
- the LOC105777991 gene encoding pentatricopeptide repeat-containing protein At4g35850, mitochondrial, yielding MKFLFRFISGPNRTLLRSLGRRQFSDLTGTKAKRNYADNVSEYNTVLASLNAKRRHFLLRDVFDDMMLDGVQPTRDTFEALIMGTMRGSRLQDALFFRDEMKAMGLVPEVSLYNFLISTCGKCKNANLAIQILEEMKRYNVKPNGQTYVCLINACAAAGRLDQVLAIVRDMTAAGGELNKFCYAGLIIAHMNKTPRSDDVAAKIIELAEQSKGWSSVEESGNTGNTMLGISEEELYNLPTAEFVHRRFFIYRQFTVYHVAFHACADLKNVEATETLLEMLKKDGKVPDTFITMQIMRCYLHAGNIDHAVQIFEDYMNGGKPPAMELYATLIEGAMVGYTPRGMELAQETLVNMTKRNFFLNSKFGSDLLLIAAGEKTGGYTNANYIWDLMQARKIVPSLPAVEAYYSGLKGREIPEDDPRLQLVTRTLNNLRARFGPSLGRP
- the LOC105777288 gene encoding uncharacterized protein LOC105777288; translated protein: MEEASEEKKGGGGGNKEGTDLLGPPTFSELPNGRLKCVETGHEMIVKDKDSYAHSKRCRLGLIDFALSHSKPPLNMFKQDPLSRSKLICKLTGDTVNKSEEHIWKHINGKRFLNKLEQKEMEKELNDETMCEEGEKKPKKVKNKKKKKKEKEKLVEEIISEVRDSAENESESEELEFWIPPVGDRWDFDDGGDRWGSGSESDESDDENEPEAVVEERKKESEELSTRAKRMTIEIGPSSFASRKKKSRKNTSS
- the LOC105777289 gene encoding transcription initiation factor TFIID subunit 13 isoform X1 — its product is MSNPSAGASSKSKVGSSQPSETSFKRKRGVFQKDLQHMMYGFGDDPNPLPETVALVEDIVVEYVTDMAHKAQDIGSKRGKLSVEDFLYLIRKDLPKLNRCTELLSMQEELKQARKAFEVDEEKLGTLE
- the LOC105777289 gene encoding transcription initiation factor TFIID subunit 13 isoform X2 — encoded protein: MSNPSAGASSKSKVGSSQPSETSFKRKRGVFQKDLQHMMYGFGDDPNPLPETVALVEDIVVEYAHKAQDIGSKRGKLSVEDFLYLIRKDLPKLNRCTELLSMQEELKQARKAFEVDEEKLGTLE